Proteins encoded within one genomic window of Amycolatopsis nigrescens CSC17Ta-90:
- a CDS encoding cobyric acid synthase: MSGLLVAGTTSDAGKSLVTAGICRWLSRRGVRVAPFKAQNMSNNSMVCADGAEIGRAQWLQAVAARIEPEAALNPVLLKPGSDRRSHVIAMGKPFGVLDAGEYATGRTALAGIAFDALADLRDRFDVVVCEGAGSPAEINLRAGDYVNLGLARRFGLPVVVVGDIDRGGVLASMFGTLALLDGADQALLAGWIVNKFRGDVGLLRPGLDRLAELTGRPVLGVLPWLDGVWIDSEDALAAAGWAGQRARATGRPLRIAVLRFPRASNATDVDALAAEPGVAVGLTADPDQVAEADVVVLPGTRATVHDLRWLRERGLAAPLRARAEAGRPVLGICGGYQMLAGRICDELESGEGVVEGLGLLPTTVTFAAEKVLGRPSGHWRGHAVPAYEIHHGSAALEEESPAVEPFLDGWRRGSVWGTTWHGAFDNDGFRRAWLAEAAAQAGVDWSPSPGAPGFATLRESMLDGLADAIDEHLDTAALLHLATHGPPPSLPLLPPGHPGGHPGK; encoded by the coding sequence ATGAGCGGGCTGCTGGTCGCGGGTACCACCTCGGACGCCGGGAAAAGCCTTGTCACCGCCGGAATCTGCCGCTGGCTGTCCCGCAGGGGGGTGCGGGTGGCGCCGTTCAAGGCGCAGAACATGTCGAACAACTCGATGGTCTGCGCGGACGGCGCGGAGATCGGCAGGGCGCAGTGGCTGCAGGCGGTGGCCGCCCGGATCGAACCGGAGGCCGCGCTGAACCCGGTGCTGCTCAAACCGGGCAGCGACCGGCGCAGCCACGTGATCGCGATGGGCAAGCCGTTCGGCGTGCTGGACGCCGGCGAGTACGCCACCGGCCGGACCGCACTGGCCGGGATCGCCTTCGACGCACTGGCCGACTTGCGCGACCGGTTCGACGTGGTGGTCTGCGAGGGCGCCGGCAGCCCGGCCGAGATCAACCTGAGGGCCGGCGACTACGTGAACCTGGGGCTGGCCAGGCGGTTCGGGCTGCCGGTGGTGGTGGTCGGCGACATCGACCGCGGCGGGGTGCTGGCGTCCATGTTCGGCACCTTGGCCCTGCTCGACGGCGCGGACCAGGCGCTGCTGGCGGGCTGGATCGTGAACAAGTTCCGCGGCGACGTCGGCCTGCTGCGGCCCGGCCTTGACCGGCTGGCCGAGCTCACCGGGCGCCCGGTGCTCGGCGTGCTGCCCTGGCTGGACGGGGTGTGGATCGACTCGGAGGACGCGTTGGCAGCGGCCGGCTGGGCCGGGCAGCGGGCGAGAGCCACAGGGCGTCCGCTGAGGATTGCGGTGCTGCGTTTTCCCCGCGCCTCCAACGCGACCGACGTGGACGCGCTGGCCGCCGAACCGGGGGTGGCGGTCGGGCTGACCGCCGACCCGGACCAGGTGGCCGAGGCGGATGTGGTGGTGCTGCCGGGAACCAGGGCCACCGTGCACGATCTGCGCTGGCTGCGGGAGCGCGGGCTGGCCGCGCCGCTGCGGGCGCGGGCCGAAGCCGGCCGCCCGGTGCTCGGCATCTGCGGCGGCTACCAGATGCTGGCCGGACGCATCTGCGACGAGCTGGAATCGGGGGAGGGCGTCGTCGAAGGGCTCGGGCTGCTGCCCACGACGGTCACCTTCGCCGCGGAGAAGGTGCTCGGCAGGCCGTCCGGGCACTGGCGCGGACACGCCGTACCGGCCTACGAGATCCACCACGGCAGTGCCGCACTTGAAGAGGAAAGTCCCGCTGTGGAGCCATTTCTGGATGGCTGGCGGCGCGGCTCGGTGTGGGGGACCACCTGGCACGGCGCCTTCGACAACGACGGCTTCCGCCGTGCCTGGCTGGCCGAAGCTGCCGCGCAGGCCGGGGTCGACTGGTCGCCCTCGCCCGGCGCGCCGGGGTTCGCCACCCTCCGGGAGTCCATGTTGGACGGACTGGCCGACGCCATCGACGAGCACCTCGACACCGCCGCCCTGCTCCACCTCGCCACCCACGGCCCTCCCCCATCCCTGCCCCTCCTCCCACCCGGCCACCCCGGCGGCCACCCCGGCAAATAG
- a CDS encoding cobalamin biosynthesis protein, which yields MRVRGPVPAAGLVAGYAADALFGDPRRGHPVALFGRAAAALERRVWAGSKTRGIGYAVLCTGLPVALGLAVQAATRHRPATRFAATALATWTVLGGRGLAGEGAAMAELLDRGDLPAARLRLSHLCGRDADGLDSAALARAATESIAENTSDAVVAPLLWGAVAGLPGLLGYRALNTLDAMVGHRSPRHLRFGWATARGDDLANLVPARAGALAAVLCAAAAGGRPDQAWRIWRRDGARHPSPNAGQVEAAFAGALGVRLGGVNSYHGETEDRGVLGDGPAPGTEDLRRAVTLSRAVGLAALILAVGLAR from the coding sequence ATGCGCGTGCGCGGTCCGGTCCCGGCGGCCGGTCTTGTCGCCGGATATGCGGCCGATGCCCTGTTCGGCGACCCGCGGCGCGGGCATCCGGTGGCGCTGTTCGGCCGCGCCGCCGCCGCGCTGGAACGGCGCGTGTGGGCCGGATCGAAGACAAGGGGAATCGGTTACGCGGTGCTCTGCACCGGCCTGCCGGTTGCGCTCGGGCTCGCTGTGCAGGCCGCGACCCGGCACCGGCCCGCCACCCGGTTCGCCGCGACCGCGCTCGCCACCTGGACCGTGCTGGGCGGGCGCGGGCTGGCCGGTGAAGGTGCCGCGATGGCGGAGCTGCTCGACCGCGGCGACCTGCCCGCCGCGCGGCTGCGGTTGTCGCATCTCTGCGGCCGGGACGCCGATGGCCTCGACTCCGCCGCGCTGGCGCGTGCGGCTACCGAGTCGATCGCGGAGAACACGTCGGACGCGGTGGTCGCGCCGCTGCTGTGGGGCGCGGTGGCCGGGCTGCCGGGACTGCTCGGCTACCGGGCGCTGAACACTTTGGACGCCATGGTCGGCCACCGTTCGCCGCGGCATCTGCGGTTCGGCTGGGCCACCGCGCGCGGCGACGACCTGGCGAACCTGGTGCCGGCCAGGGCGGGCGCGCTGGCCGCCGTGCTGTGCGCGGCCGCGGCGGGCGGACGGCCGGACCAGGCGTGGCGGATCTGGCGCCGCGACGGGGCGAGACACCCCAGCCCGAACGCCGGTCAGGTGGAGGCCGCGTTCGCCGGTGCGCTGGGCGTCCGGCTCGGCGGGGTGAACAGCTACCACGGCGAGACCGAGGACCGCGGTGTGCTCGGGGACGGGCCCGCGCCGGGCACCGAGGACCTGCGCCGGGCGGTGACCCTGTCCAGGGCGGTCGGGCTGGCCGCGCTGATCCTCGCGGTGGGACTGGCCCGATGA
- a CDS encoding bifunctional adenosylcobinamide kinase/adenosylcobinamide-phosphate guanylyltransferase, which translates to MTKLTQRLAALLEMVARLLRRYARGDQKVLVLGGVRSGKSRHAERLMTRHPEVVYVAAGLPPSEDDPEWAARVAAHRARRPANWRTLETSDLAKVLREASRPLLIDCLGTWLSRVLDEVGAWQQTEGWELRLDERLEDFLAAWAGAHVPVVAVSNEVGSGVVPGTVAGRLFRDVLGALNTRVAAGSDSVRLVVAGRLLELSEERAA; encoded by the coding sequence ATGACCAAGCTGACCCAGCGGCTCGCGGCCCTGCTCGAAATGGTGGCGCGGCTGCTCCGGCGGTACGCGCGCGGAGACCAGAAGGTACTGGTCCTCGGCGGTGTCCGCTCCGGGAAGTCCCGGCACGCCGAACGGCTCATGACCCGCCACCCCGAGGTGGTCTACGTCGCGGCCGGGCTGCCGCCGAGCGAGGACGATCCGGAATGGGCGGCCAGGGTCGCCGCGCACCGCGCGCGCCGGCCGGCGAACTGGCGGACGCTGGAGACCAGCGACCTGGCGAAGGTGCTGCGGGAGGCGTCGCGCCCGCTGCTGATCGACTGCCTCGGCACCTGGTTGAGCCGGGTGCTGGACGAGGTCGGTGCCTGGCAGCAGACCGAAGGCTGGGAGCTGCGGCTGGACGAGCGGCTGGAGGACTTCCTCGCCGCATGGGCCGGCGCGCACGTGCCGGTGGTGGCGGTGAGCAACGAGGTGGGCAGCGGGGTGGTGCCGGGCACCGTCGCCGGGCGGCTGTTCCGCGATGTGCTGGGCGCGTTGAACACCAGGGTCGCGGCCGGCTCGGACAGCGTCCGGCTGGTGGTCGCCGGGCGGCTGCTGGAATTGAGCGAAGAGCGTGCAGCGTGA
- the cobT gene encoding nicotinate-nucleotide--dimethylbenzimidazole phosphoribosyltransferase — MTGFEIPVPDAEAEAEAVRRLDGLVKPVGALGRLEEVAAWLCAAHGEVPPRPLDDVRVVVFAGDHGVTAAESPAVSAYPREITAAMVRVFLAGDSGVSVLAGTVGARVRVRDIAVDDELAGVPAEVSEYKIRRGSGSIDVEDALLPGEAERAFEAGRAIADVEVDAGAELLIPGDMGIGNSTVAAALVAASTGLSGVEVAGTGTGVDAAGLSRKAAVIDAALTRAAGRAGEPFELLTALGSACAAATAGFLVQGAARGVPVLLDGVFSSAAALVAHDLAPGAANWWLAGHRSTEPAQAFALGKLGLVPLLDLGLRLGEGSGAVQAVPILRSARAVLAEMGSLADLDL, encoded by the coding sequence GTGACCGGCTTCGAGATTCCGGTGCCGGATGCCGAGGCCGAGGCCGAAGCGGTCCGTCGGCTGGACGGGCTGGTGAAACCGGTCGGCGCGCTGGGCAGGCTGGAGGAGGTGGCCGCCTGGCTCTGTGCCGCGCACGGCGAGGTGCCGCCGCGGCCACTCGACGACGTGCGGGTGGTGGTGTTCGCCGGGGACCACGGGGTGACCGCGGCCGAATCCCCCGCGGTTTCCGCTTATCCGCGGGAGATCACCGCGGCCATGGTGCGGGTGTTCCTCGCCGGCGACAGCGGGGTGAGCGTGCTCGCCGGTACCGTCGGCGCGCGGGTGCGGGTGCGCGACATCGCGGTGGACGACGAGCTGGCCGGGGTGCCGGCGGAGGTGTCCGAGTACAAGATCCGCCGTGGTTCCGGCTCGATCGACGTGGAAGACGCGCTGCTGCCCGGTGAGGCGGAACGCGCTTTCGAGGCGGGCCGCGCGATCGCGGACGTCGAGGTGGACGCGGGTGCGGAGCTGCTGATCCCCGGGGACATGGGGATCGGGAACAGCACGGTGGCGGCCGCGCTGGTGGCCGCGTCCACCGGACTGTCCGGGGTGGAGGTGGCCGGCACCGGCACCGGGGTGGACGCCGCCGGGCTGTCGCGCAAGGCCGCGGTGATCGACGCCGCGCTGACCAGGGCGGCCGGGCGGGCCGGCGAGCCGTTCGAGCTGCTCACCGCGCTGGGCAGTGCGTGCGCCGCGGCCACCGCGGGTTTCCTGGTGCAGGGCGCGGCTCGCGGGGTTCCGGTGCTGCTGGACGGGGTCTTCTCCAGCGCGGCGGCTTTGGTCGCGCACGACCTCGCGCCCGGCGCGGCGAACTGGTGGCTGGCCGGGCATCGCTCGACCGAACCCGCGCAGGCGTTCGCGCTGGGGAAGCTGGGCCTGGTGCCGCTGCTGGATCTCGGGCTGCGACTCGGTGAAGGCAGCGGTGCGGTGCAGGCGGTGCCGATCCTGCGGTCCGCGCGGGCGGTGCTGGCCGAAATGGGCTCGCTGGCGGATCTCGACCTGTGA
- a CDS encoding adenosylcobinamide-GDP ribazoletransferase, translating to MAFGTLTALPVPPPGRIDRRVAGAAMLLAVPAAVPLAVVAGLVVLGGEVVGLPAFATAVLAVGAVALASRGLHLDGLADTADGLGASYDRKRALDVMRRGDSGPAGVATLVFVLLAQCAGLSGAVAAGHGVAAAVLGVLAGRATLSLCCAKGVPSARAEGLGATVAESVAVPLAALVFLLLAGLSVLSPGLTWWRGPLAVVLAYAAAALLLARCVRRLGGITGDVLGGCVELATAAAFLALAS from the coding sequence ATGGCCTTCGGCACGCTGACCGCGTTGCCGGTGCCGCCGCCAGGACGCATCGACCGGCGGGTGGCCGGTGCCGCGATGCTGCTCGCCGTGCCGGCCGCGGTGCCGCTGGCCGTAGTCGCCGGGCTGGTCGTGCTCGGCGGGGAGGTGGTCGGGCTGCCCGCTTTCGCGACCGCGGTGCTCGCCGTTGGCGCGGTGGCGCTGGCCTCCCGCGGGCTGCATCTGGACGGGCTGGCCGACACCGCGGACGGGCTCGGCGCGTCGTACGACCGCAAGCGGGCGCTGGACGTGATGCGCCGCGGCGACTCGGGACCGGCCGGGGTGGCGACCCTGGTCTTCGTGCTGCTCGCCCAGTGCGCCGGGTTGTCCGGGGCGGTCGCCGCCGGGCACGGGGTGGCCGCGGCCGTGCTCGGGGTGCTGGCCGGTCGGGCGACGCTTTCCCTGTGCTGCGCCAAGGGAGTTCCCTCCGCGCGAGCCGAAGGATTGGGCGCGACGGTCGCCGAGTCGGTGGCGGTTCCGTTGGCGGCACTGGTCTTCCTGCTGCTCGCCGGGCTTTCGGTGCTCTCACCCGGCCTGACGTGGTGGCGTGGCCCGCTGGCCGTCGTACTCGCCTACGCGGCCGCCGCCCTGCTGCTCGCCCGCTGCGTCCGGCGACTCGGCGGCATCACCGGCGACGTGCTCGGCGGCTGCGTCGAACTCGCCACCGCAGCCGCCTTTCTCGCCCTGGCCTCGTGA
- the cobC gene encoding Rv2231c family pyridoxal phosphate-dependent protein CobC, producing MCTGPVIRSWRGGSRLRCAPVVEPFVDGTVDLCHHGDREVGAGLVDLAVNVRLPAPPEWLRRVLMASVADLAAYPDVRAATEAVASRHRLAAGEVLVTAGAAEAFTLLANAFTPRRAAVVHPQFTEPEAALRAAGHPVHRVLLSAADGFVLKPDAVPEDADLVVLGNPTNPTSVLHPAAAILDLVRPGRLLVVDEAFMDAVPGEPETLAGQRVPGLLVIRSLTKTWGIAGLRAGYLLGDREPLDRLRAVQPPWSVSTPAAVAVAACSAPAAVAEAAGLAESAEHDRRYLLDGLRRLGVEVSGRPRGPFVLVRLPGADRVRERLRAAGYAVRRGDTFPGLGTDWLRMAVRDREITGDFLEQLGRLLAS from the coding sequence ATGTGCACTGGGCCGGTCATCCGGAGCTGGCGCGGCGGTTCGCGGCTGCGGTGCGCGCCCGTGGTTGAGCCGTTCGTGGACGGTACGGTCGACCTGTGCCACCACGGCGACCGGGAGGTCGGCGCCGGGCTGGTGGACCTGGCGGTGAACGTCCGGCTGCCCGCGCCACCCGAGTGGCTGCGTCGCGTGCTGATGGCGAGTGTGGCGGACCTGGCGGCGTACCCGGACGTCCGCGCGGCCACCGAAGCGGTCGCGTCGCGGCACCGGCTTGCCGCAGGGGAGGTGCTGGTCACCGCCGGCGCGGCGGAGGCGTTCACCTTGCTGGCCAACGCTTTCACCCCGCGCCGCGCGGCGGTCGTGCACCCGCAGTTCACCGAGCCGGAGGCGGCGCTGCGGGCGGCCGGGCACCCGGTGCACCGGGTGCTGCTGTCGGCCGCGGACGGTTTCGTGCTGAAACCCGACGCCGTGCCCGAGGACGCGGACCTGGTCGTGTTGGGCAACCCGACCAACCCGACTTCGGTGCTGCACCCGGCGGCGGCGATCCTGGACCTGGTCCGGCCCGGCCGGCTGCTGGTGGTGGACGAGGCCTTCATGGACGCGGTCCCCGGTGAACCGGAAACCCTCGCCGGCCAACGGGTCCCCGGGCTGCTGGTGATCCGCAGCCTGACCAAGACCTGGGGCATCGCGGGGCTGCGGGCCGGGTACCTGCTCGGCGACCGGGAACCGCTCGACCGGCTGCGGGCGGTGCAGCCGCCGTGGTCGGTGTCCACCCCGGCCGCGGTCGCGGTGGCGGCGTGCAGCGCCCCGGCGGCGGTCGCGGAGGCGGCCGGGCTGGCCGAGTCGGCCGAGCACGACCGCCGGTACCTGCTGGACGGCCTGCGCCGGCTCGGGGTCGAGGTGAGCGGGCGGCCGCGCGGACCGTTCGTGCTGGTGCGCCTGCCCGGCGCGGACCGCGTCCGGGAACGCCTGCGCGCGGCCGGTTACGCGGTCCGCCGCGGCGACACCTTCCCCGGCCTCGGCACCGACTGGCTCCGCATGGCGGTCCGGGACCGGGAGATCACCGGCGACTTCCTCGAGCAGCTGGGTCGCCTACTGGCGTCGTGA
- a CDS encoding cobyrinate a,c-diamide synthase: MVARVVIAAPGSGHGKTTVAAGLMAALRGRGLRVSGHKVGPDFIDPGYHALATGRPARNLDPFLQGEHRLVPLLRHGAGDAELAVIEGVMGLFDGALGTEGYASTAHVARLLDAPVVLVVDASAASRSVAAVVLGFAHYDPAVRLAGVILNKLGSQRHEDEIRAALAPTGIEVLGALRRTDDIHAPSRHLGLVPAGERIAESRRMLPRLADWITEGVDLAAVLRVAGSAPPLAGPAWDPAAEVESGPPAVVAAAAGPAFTFRYTETAELLAAAGVRVVDLDPLHDKALPDGCGGLYFGGGFPEVHADELSANEPLRTAVAEAARSGMPVVAECAGLLYLCQELDGLPMAGVLPASARMTRRGALGYRKADAPSANLLAEAGQRVTGHEFHRTEVVPGQGESPAWRWDGEGEGFATATVHASYLHVHWAGHPELARRFAAAVRARG, translated from the coding sequence GTGGTAGCGCGGGTGGTGATCGCGGCGCCGGGTTCCGGGCACGGCAAGACCACCGTCGCCGCCGGGCTGATGGCCGCGCTGCGCGGGCGCGGGCTGCGGGTGTCCGGGCACAAGGTCGGTCCCGACTTCATCGATCCCGGCTACCACGCGCTGGCCACCGGGCGGCCCGCCCGGAACCTGGATCCGTTCCTGCAGGGCGAACACCGGCTGGTGCCGCTGCTGCGCCACGGTGCCGGTGACGCGGAGCTGGCCGTGATCGAGGGCGTGATGGGCCTGTTCGACGGCGCGCTCGGCACCGAGGGTTACGCGTCCACCGCGCATGTCGCGCGCCTGCTGGACGCGCCGGTGGTGCTGGTGGTGGACGCCAGCGCGGCCAGCCGGAGCGTGGCCGCGGTGGTGCTGGGTTTCGCGCACTACGACCCGGCCGTCCGGCTGGCCGGGGTGATCCTGAACAAGCTCGGCTCGCAGCGGCACGAGGACGAGATCAGGGCGGCGCTGGCGCCGACCGGGATCGAGGTGCTCGGCGCGTTGCGGCGGACCGACGACATCCACGCGCCGAGCCGGCATCTCGGCCTGGTCCCGGCGGGGGAGCGGATCGCGGAGTCGCGACGGATGCTGCCCAGGCTGGCCGACTGGATCACCGAAGGGGTTGACCTGGCGGCGGTGCTCCGGGTCGCCGGGTCGGCACCGCCGCTGGCCGGGCCTGCCTGGGATCCCGCCGCCGAGGTCGAATCGGGGCCGCCGGCGGTGGTCGCCGCCGCGGCCGGGCCGGCGTTCACCTTCCGCTACACCGAGACGGCCGAGCTGCTGGCCGCCGCCGGTGTCCGGGTGGTGGACCTGGATCCGTTGCACGACAAGGCTTTGCCCGACGGTTGTGGCGGCCTGTACTTCGGCGGCGGGTTTCCCGAGGTGCACGCGGACGAGCTGTCCGCGAACGAGCCGCTGCGCACCGCGGTGGCCGAGGCGGCGCGCAGCGGGATGCCGGTGGTCGCGGAATGCGCCGGGCTGCTGTACCTGTGCCAGGAGCTCGACGGGCTGCCGATGGCCGGGGTGCTGCCAGCGTCGGCGCGGATGACCCGGCGTGGCGCGCTGGGCTACCGGAAGGCGGACGCGCCCTCGGCGAACCTGCTCGCCGAAGCAGGCCAGCGGGTCACCGGGCACGAGTTCCACCGCACGGAAGTCGTGCCAGGGCAAGGGGAATCGCCGGCCTGGCGGTGGGACGGCGAGGGCGAGGGCTTCGCGACGGCGACGGTGCACGCGTCCTACCTGCATGTGCACTGGGCCGGTCATCCGGAGCTGGCGCGGCGGTTCGCGGCTGCGGTGCGCGCCCGTGGTTGA
- the cobO gene encoding cob(I)yrinic acid a,c-diamide adenosyltransferase — MPKGKPEVVPEDGLTTRQRRNRPLLVVHTGEMKGKSTAAFGMALRAWNQGWSVGVFQFVKSAKWKVGEESAFRALGELHASTGQGGPVEWHKMGEGWSWARKSGTEEDHAANAREGWAEIRRRLSEQRHDFYVLDEFSYPLHWGWVDVAEVVHALTGRPGRQHVVITGRNAPEELIEAADLVVRMTKVKHPMDAGQKGQRGIEW; from the coding sequence ATGCCCAAAGGGAAGCCGGAGGTCGTGCCGGAGGACGGGCTGACCACGCGCCAGCGCCGCAACCGGCCGTTGCTGGTGGTGCACACCGGGGAGATGAAGGGCAAGTCCACCGCCGCCTTCGGGATGGCGCTGCGAGCGTGGAACCAGGGCTGGTCGGTCGGCGTGTTCCAGTTCGTGAAGTCCGCGAAGTGGAAGGTGGGCGAGGAGTCCGCGTTCCGCGCGCTGGGCGAGTTGCACGCGTCCACCGGGCAGGGCGGGCCGGTGGAGTGGCACAAGATGGGCGAGGGCTGGAGCTGGGCGCGCAAGTCCGGCACCGAAGAGGACCACGCGGCGAACGCGCGCGAGGGCTGGGCGGAGATCCGGCGCCGGCTTTCCGAGCAGCGGCACGACTTCTACGTGCTCGACGAGTTCAGCTATCCGCTGCACTGGGGCTGGGTGGACGTGGCCGAGGTGGTGCACGCGCTGACCGGCAGGCCGGGCCGGCAGCACGTGGTGATCACCGGCCGCAACGCGCCGGAGGAGCTGATCGAGGCCGCGGACCTGGTGGTGCGGATGACCAAGGTGAAGCATCCGATGGACGCCGGGCAAAAGGGCCAGCGGGGCATCGAATGGTGA
- a CDS encoding putative cobaltochelatase, translating into MRPYPFTAVVGMSDLRLALVLSAISPAIGGVLVRGEKGTAKSTMVRALAGLLPGVRVVEDCRFSCDPAVPDPACPDGPHPAAAPSHRRPAKLVELPVGAAEDRVVGSLNLERALGAGVTDYQPGLLAAAHRGLLYVDEVNLLHDHLVDTLLDAAAMGRATVEREGVSVSHAARFVLIGTMNPEEGELRPQLLDRFGLTVEVASSRDPEQRVEVIRRRLDYEADPDAFAARYAGDDAELAVEIQAAQGLLGSVRLTDDALRQIAEVCASFEVDGMRADIVTARTATAHAAWCGREEVGTEDIRVAARLALPHRRRRNPFDAPGIDSEQLEQALRDAQPPEDEPPPDGPGPGGEPDSGPAPENGQLGDGDGQPDDGDGQHGDVDGQHGGGQRTVGSGSPYRARVFTVAGTGEGAQGRRSRAITETGRTVGVRPAGERTGRPHLLATVRAAAPHQRARGRSGAGLELRSRDLRFALREGREGNLVLFCVDASGSMGARARMREVKSAVLSLLLDAYQRRDKVGLVTFRAAEAELALPPTISVDAAASRLEALPTGGRTPLAEGLLKAAHVLRVEALRDPRRRPLLVLVTDGRATSGQDAVARSQTAAGLLAAAGVTSVVMDCETGRMRLGLAAELADRLGGEHVALGEVAADALAGAVRSRTGRAA; encoded by the coding sequence ATGCGGCCGTATCCGTTCACCGCGGTTGTCGGCATGTCGGATCTCCGGCTTGCCCTGGTGCTTTCCGCGATCTCCCCGGCGATCGGCGGGGTGCTGGTGCGCGGCGAGAAGGGCACCGCGAAGTCGACCATGGTGCGGGCGCTGGCCGGCCTGCTGCCGGGGGTGCGGGTGGTGGAGGACTGCCGGTTCTCCTGCGACCCGGCGGTCCCGGACCCGGCTTGCCCGGACGGTCCCCACCCGGCCGCGGCGCCGTCGCACCGGCGGCCCGCGAAGCTGGTCGAACTGCCGGTGGGCGCGGCGGAGGACAGGGTGGTCGGTTCGCTGAACCTGGAGCGCGCGCTCGGCGCCGGGGTGACCGACTACCAGCCGGGGCTGCTGGCCGCGGCGCACCGCGGACTGCTCTACGTGGACGAGGTCAACCTGCTGCACGACCATCTGGTGGACACCCTGCTGGACGCGGCCGCGATGGGCCGGGCCACCGTGGAGCGCGAGGGCGTGTCCGTTTCGCACGCGGCCAGGTTCGTGCTGATCGGCACGATGAACCCGGAGGAGGGCGAGCTGCGCCCGCAGCTGCTGGACCGGTTCGGGCTGACCGTCGAGGTGGCTTCCAGCCGTGACCCGGAGCAGCGGGTGGAGGTGATCCGCCGTCGGCTGGACTACGAGGCCGACCCGGACGCCTTCGCCGCCCGCTATGCCGGTGACGACGCCGAGCTGGCGGTGGAAATCCAGGCGGCGCAAGGACTTCTCGGTTCGGTCCGGCTGACCGATGACGCGTTGCGGCAGATCGCCGAGGTGTGCGCGTCCTTCGAGGTGGACGGGATGCGCGCGGACATCGTGACCGCGCGCACCGCGACCGCGCACGCCGCCTGGTGCGGTCGGGAAGAGGTGGGCACCGAGGACATCAGGGTGGCGGCCAGGCTGGCGCTGCCGCATCGGCGCCGGCGCAACCCGTTCGACGCGCCGGGCATCGACTCCGAGCAGTTGGAGCAGGCGCTGCGGGACGCACAGCCGCCCGAGGACGAGCCACCACCGGACGGTCCTGGCCCGGGCGGCGAGCCGGATTCCGGTCCGGCGCCGGAAAACGGCCAACTCGGTGACGGGGACGGCCAACCGGATGACGGGGACGGCCAACACGGCGACGTGGACGGCCAACACGGTGGCGGGCAGCGGACGGTCGGGAGCGGGAGCCCGTATCGGGCGAGGGTGTTCACGGTGGCGGGCACCGGGGAAGGGGCGCAGGGGAGGCGGTCGCGGGCGATCACCGAAACCGGTCGGACCGTGGGGGTCCGGCCGGCGGGGGAGCGGACCGGGCGGCCGCATCTGCTGGCGACGGTGCGGGCGGCGGCGCCGCACCAGCGGGCCAGGGGCAGGTCCGGGGCCGGGCTCGAGCTGCGGTCGCGGGATCTGCGGTTCGCGTTGCGCGAAGGGCGCGAGGGCAATCTGGTGCTGTTCTGCGTGGACGCGTCCGGCTCGATGGGCGCGCGGGCCAGGATGCGCGAGGTCAAATCCGCCGTGCTGTCCCTGCTGCTGGACGCGTACCAGCGCCGGGACAAGGTCGGCCTGGTCACCTTCCGTGCCGCGGAGGCGGAGCTGGCGCTGCCGCCGACGATCAGCGTGGACGCGGCGGCGTCCCGGCTGGAGGCGCTGCCGACCGGTGGCCGCACCCCGCTGGCCGAGGGGCTGCTGAAGGCGGCGCACGTGCTGCGCGTGGAGGCGCTGCGCGACCCGCGCCGCCGTCCGCTGCTGGTGCTGGTCACCGATGGCAGGGCGACCAGCGGCCAGGACGCGGTCGCCAGGTCGCAGACGGCCGCCGGGCTGCTCGCGGCCGCCGGGGTGACGTCGGTGGTGATGGACTGCGAGACCGGCCGGATGCGGCTCGGCCTCGCCGCCGAACTGGCCGACCGGCTCGGCGGCGAGCACGTGGCGCTGGGCGAGGTCGCCGCGGACGCGCTGGCTGGTGCCGTGCGTTCCAGGACCGGGAGGGCCGCGTAA